Proteins from a single region of Acidianus ambivalens:
- a CDS encoding PLP-dependent aminotransferase family protein yields MINLAYGIPDLSLLPTEIIKEASARVLNEEYDKALQYVDAQGIYEVREAIADFLKLRGVRARPENIILTGGAKEALFLLSYLFNDVSIESPTYQGFISILKFKGLTNVYSVPISEDGINVESLEKIVRDHKFQFFYTVTINNPTGYVTTDYTKKEIIELAEKYGFRIIEDDIYGFFSYEEDVNTFRSFSDSVIYVSSFSKILSPGLRVGFILVNDEDLLNKLIKIKMEVNHQISSLDQLIVKDVIRDPRFLNNLDKAKRAYKEKRDLAMKIISEEFPDYIQCTFPRGGFFTFCSGFNYRRLQGVQVVGGDKFYFEKGLGEDSFRMSFSSLNKEELERNLLEFATILKEIRKN; encoded by the coding sequence ATGATAAACCTAGCTTACGGAATACCTGATCTTAGCCTATTGCCTACAGAGATTATCAAGGAAGCCTCGGCTAGAGTACTTAATGAAGAATACGATAAAGCGTTGCAATACGTTGATGCTCAAGGGATTTATGAAGTTAGAGAGGCTATAGCAGATTTCCTAAAGTTAAGGGGAGTGAGGGCTAGACCGGAAAATATAATATTAACCGGAGGTGCGAAAGAGGCGCTTTTCTTGCTTTCTTATTTGTTTAATGATGTTTCAATAGAATCCCCTACGTATCAAGGTTTTATAAGCATACTGAAATTTAAAGGGCTTACCAACGTTTATTCTGTACCCATAAGCGAAGATGGGATAAACGTCGAAAGCTTAGAAAAAATTGTTAGAGATCATAAATTTCAGTTCTTCTACACAGTAACTATAAATAATCCAACAGGGTACGTTACAACGGATTATACTAAGAAGGAGATAATAGAATTAGCTGAAAAATACGGATTTAGGATAATTGAAGACGACATTTACGGGTTCTTTTCGTATGAAGAAGACGTAAATACGTTTAGATCCTTTAGTGACTCAGTAATCTACGTATCTAGTTTTAGTAAGATACTTTCTCCTGGCTTGCGTGTAGGCTTTATTCTAGTTAATGATGAGGACTTGCTTAATAAACTAATAAAAATTAAGATGGAGGTAAACCACCAAATATCGTCATTAGACCAGTTAATAGTTAAAGATGTAATAAGGGATCCTAGATTCCTAAATAATTTGGATAAGGCTAAGAGGGCGTACAAGGAGAAAAGGGATTTAGCAATGAAGATAATTAGCGAGGAGTTCCCGGACTATATACAATGCACTTTCCCAAGAGGGGGTTTCTTTACTTTCTGTAGCGGATTTAATTATAGACGTTTGCAAGGAGTGCAAGTAGTGGGAGGTGATAAGTTTTACTTCGAAAAAGGGTTAGGAGAAGACTCTTTCAGAATGAGCTTCAGTAGTCTAAATAAAGAGGAGTTAGAGAGGAATTTACTGGAATTTGCAACTATTCTAAAGGAAATTAGGAAGAATTGA
- a CDS encoding molybdopterin oxidoreductase family protein, which yields MKTICPYCGIGCGVEFEKDRITPTKYITNKGMMCIKAALLPDTLKSKRLINPTLDGKEIDLDNALSVLSTYIRRNIKKYSKNSIAFYMGAQIPTEDQYLFVKLGKGFIGTGVFDSNVRLCMASAAYALKYSFGYPLPTANYDDIDKAETLFIIGANPASSYPVLWNQMLHAKNSDKDKKIIVIDPVLTETAEHADYFIKIPPGGDIILLYGLIYYLISKSRNIDQIENIEDLKNIAMAWYPSKVSQLLSIDEKVIRDVAERIINTNTVFMWGMGINQRSYGTDLGILIATMAMLTDNVYGEGKGVLPLTGQHNSMGAREIGALAGMLPGLRYVDNEDQVREVEDFWQIPRYTISRNYYTITEFYELMEERKIKVLWIIGTNPVISLPRSNKFKELLSYVDLVVTQDAYETETVSSSDMVIPVATWSERAGIHTTGDRTVSYMPKIRESNLKADYEIAKIVGEKLNFKMNRDIKDIFDELVKITENTPVDYKGIRYGEFSGYKQSKYKPIVLRTKAVEPNYSLQEGFVLITGRLLALWNTKYRNNLKLIMINDIEEDEMLISEEDAKELGIKTGDIVEISTRENSLIFRAKTSNRLSKGIIFVPFHWGKANSLMDWKIDKISKEPAFKEIIVSSIKVVKS from the coding sequence ATGAAAACAATTTGCCCTTATTGTGGAATTGGTTGCGGAGTAGAGTTTGAAAAAGATAGGATAACTCCTACTAAATATATAACTAATAAAGGAATGATGTGTATTAAGGCTGCTTTGCTTCCTGACACTCTGAAATCTAAAAGGCTTATTAACCCTACATTGGACGGTAAGGAAATTGATTTGGACAATGCTTTAAGTGTACTCTCCACATATATTAGGAGAAATATAAAGAAATATAGTAAAAATTCTATAGCTTTTTACATGGGCGCTCAAATACCTACTGAGGATCAATATCTTTTTGTGAAGCTTGGGAAGGGATTTATAGGTACTGGAGTATTTGACTCCAATGTAAGGCTTTGCATGGCTAGTGCTGCTTACGCATTAAAGTATTCTTTCGGATATCCGTTGCCTACAGCTAATTACGACGATATAGATAAAGCTGAAACCCTATTTATAATAGGTGCAAATCCTGCTTCTTCATACCCAGTATTGTGGAATCAAATGTTGCATGCAAAAAATTCTGATAAGGATAAGAAGATTATTGTAATTGATCCAGTATTAACGGAAACCGCTGAACATGCAGATTATTTCATTAAAATACCTCCTGGTGGGGATATAATTTTATTGTATGGATTAATTTATTATTTAATATCTAAATCTAGAAATATAGATCAAATAGAGAATATTGAAGACCTAAAGAATATCGCAATGGCGTGGTATCCGTCAAAGGTTTCACAACTTTTGTCCATAGACGAGAAAGTTATTAGAGACGTTGCTGAGAGAATAATTAATACAAATACAGTATTTATGTGGGGCATGGGAATAAATCAGAGGAGTTACGGTACAGATTTAGGGATACTTATAGCTACGATGGCTATGCTAACGGATAACGTTTACGGAGAAGGTAAAGGAGTATTGCCGTTGACCGGACAGCATAATTCTATGGGCGCAAGGGAAATAGGAGCATTAGCTGGAATGTTGCCGGGTTTAAGATATGTAGATAACGAGGATCAAGTTAGGGAAGTCGAAGATTTCTGGCAGATTCCACGTTACACTATATCTAGAAATTATTATACAATAACAGAGTTTTACGAATTAATGGAGGAGAGAAAAATAAAAGTTCTCTGGATTATAGGTACGAATCCAGTAATATCTTTGCCTAGATCAAATAAGTTCAAGGAATTATTATCTTATGTTGATTTAGTAGTAACTCAAGACGCTTATGAGACTGAGACTGTAAGCTCTTCGGATATGGTTATTCCAGTTGCTACTTGGAGTGAGAGAGCCGGAATTCACACTACGGGAGATAGAACTGTATCTTATATGCCAAAGATACGTGAGTCAAATCTTAAGGCTGATTATGAAATTGCTAAGATAGTTGGAGAAAAATTAAACTTTAAGATGAACAGAGATATTAAGGATATATTTGATGAATTAGTTAAAATTACTGAAAATACACCAGTAGACTACAAGGGGATAAGATATGGTGAATTCAGCGGTTACAAGCAAAGCAAATATAAGCCAATAGTATTAAGGACAAAAGCTGTTGAACCTAATTATAGTCTACAGGAGGGGTTTGTATTAATAACTGGGAGATTATTAGCCTTATGGAACACTAAATATAGGAATAATCTCAAACTAATTATGATAAATGATATAGAAGAAGATGAAATGTTAATTTCTGAAGAAGACGCGAAAGAATTAGGGATAAAGACTGGGGATATTGTAGAAATAAGTACAAGGGAGAACTCGTTAATATTTAGAGCTAAGACCTCTAATAGATTATCTAAGGGTATTATCTTTGTACCTTTTCATTGGGGAAAAGCGAACTCTTTAATGGATTGGAAAATCGACAAAATTAGTAAGGAACCTGCATTTAAGGAAATTATAGTAAGCTCTATTAAAGTTGTTAAGAGCTAG
- a CDS encoding nitrite/sulfite reductase, which produces MSITFRDKFKQFYPKRYEGIYTSRGDNPLVSIRIRQGIGRDPAKWYANQWEKLAEIANNYGNKKIQLTTRGDVELYGIDMKNLEIVLQDLESVGLDPRDSCGASVRNVIPCPSQLCPKAKVNAEKLGLFIASFFRHNKDYEYPALPKRVKISVSACEIGCATPAIMDVGIIAKDKDKFDVMIGGGIGDQAFEGKTLFTDVPPDKLLPICVAVANILKREKEKRGFKHVVERYGEEKIKEMIIQEANSIANSLPIFNEDLTPEKVEFDKILTIKPIGGWLPTDDVPELVRIMEENEGYGYLFNTQELYIPITKNDIKEKVDILSPYQLSNKIWEKAFNVNSCIGNDYCPPALVPTTEMAAKVYERLKQENIRLRISFSGCTHSCGRHWIMDIGFGAVANMGNVRLNIVIGGGNKNLGKLIGSIPADKYMEVTEIIVDMIKKGEIDENDLDSELIKERLMEKVQGFEEFEEKQKIQVKTP; this is translated from the coding sequence ATGAGCATAACCTTTAGAGATAAGTTTAAACAGTTTTACCCAAAAAGGTATGAAGGAATCTATACAAGTAGAGGAGATAATCCGTTAGTATCAATAAGAATAAGGCAAGGCATTGGAAGGGATCCTGCAAAATGGTATGCCAATCAATGGGAGAAACTGGCTGAAATAGCTAACAACTACGGAAATAAAAAGATACAATTAACTACAAGGGGTGATGTAGAACTTTATGGGATAGACATGAAAAACTTAGAAATAGTATTACAAGATCTAGAGTCGGTAGGTTTAGATCCTAGGGACTCTTGCGGAGCATCTGTTAGAAATGTAATACCTTGTCCTTCTCAGCTATGCCCAAAGGCTAAAGTCAATGCTGAAAAATTAGGACTATTTATTGCAAGCTTTTTCAGACATAATAAAGATTATGAATATCCTGCGTTACCTAAGAGAGTTAAAATATCCGTTTCTGCATGCGAAATCGGCTGTGCAACTCCAGCTATTATGGATGTAGGTATTATAGCTAAGGATAAAGATAAGTTTGATGTAATGATAGGTGGAGGAATCGGTGACCAGGCTTTTGAAGGAAAAACCCTCTTTACAGACGTGCCTCCAGATAAATTATTACCAATTTGTGTTGCTGTAGCAAATATCTTAAAAAGAGAGAAAGAAAAAAGAGGTTTTAAGCACGTAGTGGAGAGGTATGGAGAAGAAAAGATTAAGGAAATGATTATTCAAGAGGCAAATTCTATAGCAAACTCTTTACCAATATTTAACGAGGATTTGACGCCAGAAAAAGTTGAATTTGATAAAATTCTTACAATTAAACCTATTGGCGGATGGTTACCAACAGACGATGTTCCAGAATTAGTGAGAATTATGGAGGAAAATGAGGGTTACGGATATTTATTCAACACTCAAGAGTTATATATTCCAATTACAAAAAATGACATAAAAGAGAAGGTAGACATATTATCTCCATATCAATTATCAAATAAAATATGGGAAAAAGCGTTTAATGTTAATTCTTGTATAGGCAATGATTACTGTCCTCCTGCCCTAGTTCCAACTACCGAAATGGCCGCAAAGGTTTACGAAAGATTAAAGCAGGAAAATATAAGACTACGCATATCATTCAGCGGGTGTACTCATTCCTGTGGTAGGCATTGGATTATGGACATAGGATTCGGAGCTGTCGCTAATATGGGCAATGTAAGACTCAACATAGTAATAGGTGGAGGAAATAAAAATCTAGGTAAGCTGATCGGCTCTATTCCAGCTGATAAGTACATGGAAGTTACAGAGATTATAGTAGATATGATTAAAAAAGGCGAGATTGACGAAAATGACTTAGACTCTGAACTAATAAAAGAGAGATTAATGGAGAAAGTCCAAGGATTTGAAGAATTTGAAGAAAAACAAAAAATTCAAGTTAAGACCCCTTAG